Genomic window (bacterium):
GCGGGGGCGGCGGCGCAGCCGTTGCCCGGTCGGCTGAGCCGCCGCCCCCGCCGCCCGACGCGCGTCCCGCGATTCGCGCGGGCCTTGCGTCCCCCGAGCCGCGCGGGCGGTGCACCCCGAATCGCGCGGGCCCTGCGCCTCGAGACCCGCGGGCATTTCTCCGCAAGGCAACATCGATCTGCGTGAGTTCGCGTCGGGAGGCAGGCGCGGTGGGGGCTTGAGCGGGGTTGCGAGCATCGGGGCGCGCCAGCCTCCCCTACGGGGTTTATCGTTTCCGCATGAAGACGTTGACCCCATCCCCCGAGGCCGTGGCCGAGGCGGCCGCGCTCCTGCGCCGAGGCGGCCTGGCCGTCTTCCCGACCGAAACCTTCTACGGTCTGGGATGCGACCCGCGCCGCGCCGACGCCGTCGCCCGCCTCTTCGCCTTCAAAGGGCGCGACGCCGGACGGGCGCTCCCGCTCGTCGCCGGATCGCGCGCGCAGGTCGAACTCGTCGCCCCGACGTGGGAGCGGTTCGAACTGGCCGCGCGCCTCGCGGACCTCTTCTGGCCCGGCCCGCTGTCGCTCGTCGTGCCCGGCGCCGAGACGCTGGCCGACGGCGTCCGCGCCGCGGACGGCACGGTCGCCGTGCGCGTCAGCCCGCATCCCGTGGCCGCCGGGCTCGCCGCCGCCCTCGGGCACCCGATCGTCGCCACCTCGGCCAACCGCTCCGGCGCCGCCGCCTGCCGCTACGTCGCGGAGGCGCTCGCCTCCCTCGGCGAAGGCGCGGACGGCGTCGCGCTCGACGGCGGGGCGACCGTCGGCGGACTCCCTTCCACGCTCGTAGACGGCCGGGCGGACCGGGTCGTCGTGTTGCGCGCGGGGGCGGTCGACGAGGGAACGCTGCTCGAGGCGCTGCGGCGCCGCTAGAACCCGGCCGGTCGAAATCCCCGGCGCTTGCGTCCAAAATGGGGCAGCGCGCCGGACGCGCCGGCGCCTTCTCTCGCAACGGAGCGACCATGCTGCAGTTTCTCCGCGCCGCGCGGCGTTGCGCCGCCGCGTCGCTCGTCCTGCTGGCGGCCCTGCCGGCCCTCGCCGCCCAGAGCGGCCGTCCGAAGGTCGTGGTGATCGGCTTCGACGGCGCCGACCCGAACCTCGTCGAGAAGTACCGCGCCCTGGGGCTGATGCCGAACCTCGACAAGATCGCCCGCGAGGGGACGTTCACCCCGCTGACGCCGACCAACCCGCCGCAGACGCCGGTCTCCTGGTCCACGTTCGCCACCGGGATCAACCCCGGGCGGACGGAGATCTTCGACTTCCTGCAGCGGGCGAACGGCGCCTACCAGCCGGACTTCGCGCTGGCGACGCGGCTCAAGAAGCCGTTCCTCGCCGGCGAGAAGAACGGCCTGCTCGCCGGGCTGCTCGGCGGCCTTCTGGCCGGCGGCGCGGCCCTCGGCCTCGGTCGGACGCTGCGGCAGCGCTGGCTCGTCGCCTCGCTCGCCGGGGCGGCGGTCGGCGTCCTCTTCGGCGCCGGCGTGGGCTACGCCGCGGCGCGGCTGCTGCCGGCCGAGACGATGGACGCGGTGAACAACCGCAAGGGGACGCCGTTCTGGACGGTCGCGGCGCGGAACGGCCTCAAGGTGCGCGTGACGCAGGTCCCCGTGACGTTCCCCGCGGAGAAGCTGCCCGACGGCTCGCGGATGATCTCCGGCCTCGGCGTGCCCGACATGAGGGGCCGCGTCGGGACGCCGACCTACTTCACCTCCGACCCGAACTTCAACGCCGGCGACAACCAGTTTTCGCTCGAACTGGCGCGCCTTCCCGCGCGCCGCGGCGCGATCGAGACGACGGTCATCGGCCCCTACAACTACGTCTTCCACCAGTACGTGATCGAGCGGGCGCAGGAGAAGTGGAAGAAGGCCGGGCTCTCCGCGGCCGAGCGCGCGGACAAGGAACGCGAGCTCGACCGCAAGCTCGAGGAGCAGGGCGCGCCGCGCCGCTTCGACCTGCCGCTGCGCCTCTCCATCTCCGACTCCGAACTGGCGTGGGAGATCTCGGGGCAGAAGGGGAAGCTCCGCGTCGGCGAGTGGTCGGACTGGG
Coding sequences:
- a CDS encoding threonylcarbamoyl-AMP synthase — protein: MKTLTPSPEAVAEAAALLRRGGLAVFPTETFYGLGCDPRRADAVARLFAFKGRDAGRALPLVAGSRAQVELVAPTWERFELAARLADLFWPGPLSLVVPGAETLADGVRAADGTVAVRVSPHPVAAGLAAALGHPIVATSANRSGAAACRYVAEALASLGEGADGVALDGGATVGGLPSTLVDGRADRVVVLRAGAVDEGTLLEALRRR